The following are encoded in a window of Microbacterium sp. LWO13-1.2 genomic DNA:
- a CDS encoding alpha-N-arabinofuranosidase, producing MTKARISIDREAVVAPIDRRIFGSFVEHLGRCVYDGIYEPGHPTANEDGFRLDVVDLVRELGSSTIRYPGGNFVSGFRWEDSVGPREQRPVRRDLAWHSIETNQVGVDEFSRWLALTGSELMMAVNLGTRGIEAALDLLEYCNHPSGTALSDQRIANGSVEPHGIKMWCLGNEMDGPWQTGYMTAEDYGKIAARTAQAMKTADKTLELVVCGSSSSSMPTFGDWERTVLEHAYEHVDYISCHAYYQERGGDLASYLASSVDMQYFIETVVATADHVGNKLKSSKKIKLSFDEWNIWYLDEHQASDEVNDEWRVAPRQLEDVYCVADAVVLGNLLITLLKNHDRVASASLAQLVNVIAPIMTEPGGDAWRQTTFFPFSVTSRLAKGEIVKPRIDVGTYETKVYGEAPLVDSVVTTDGPQSAVFLVNRSQTESIEVQIAVTELGATSIDEAVTVWDDDVYAKNTLENQTRVGLKTLEGAALADGVLTVMLPPVSWSAIALS from the coding sequence GTGACCAAGGCACGCATCTCCATCGACCGCGAGGCGGTCGTCGCTCCGATCGATCGGCGCATCTTCGGCTCGTTCGTCGAGCACCTCGGCCGCTGCGTCTACGACGGCATCTACGAACCCGGCCACCCCACGGCGAACGAGGACGGCTTCCGCCTCGATGTCGTCGACCTCGTCCGCGAGCTCGGCTCCAGCACCATCCGCTACCCCGGAGGCAACTTCGTCTCCGGCTTCCGCTGGGAGGACTCGGTCGGCCCGCGTGAGCAGCGCCCGGTGCGGCGCGACCTGGCCTGGCACTCGATCGAGACGAACCAGGTCGGCGTCGACGAGTTCTCGCGCTGGCTCGCGCTCACCGGCTCCGAACTGATGATGGCGGTGAACCTCGGCACGCGCGGCATCGAGGCAGCCCTCGACCTGCTCGAGTACTGCAACCACCCCTCCGGTACGGCGCTGAGCGACCAGCGCATCGCCAACGGCTCCGTCGAGCCGCATGGCATCAAGATGTGGTGCCTGGGCAACGAGATGGACGGCCCGTGGCAGACCGGCTACATGACGGCCGAGGACTACGGCAAGATCGCCGCCCGCACGGCGCAGGCGATGAAGACCGCGGACAAGACTCTCGAGCTCGTCGTGTGCGGGTCGTCGAGCTCGTCGATGCCGACCTTCGGCGACTGGGAGCGCACGGTGCTCGAGCACGCCTACGAGCACGTGGACTACATCTCCTGCCACGCCTACTACCAGGAGCGCGGCGGCGACCTGGCCTCGTACCTCGCATCGTCGGTCGACATGCAGTATTTCATCGAGACGGTCGTCGCGACGGCCGACCACGTCGGCAACAAGCTGAAGTCGTCGAAGAAGATCAAGCTCTCCTTCGATGAGTGGAACATCTGGTACCTCGACGAGCACCAGGCATCCGACGAGGTCAACGACGAATGGCGCGTCGCGCCCCGCCAGCTCGAGGACGTGTACTGCGTGGCGGATGCCGTGGTGCTCGGCAACCTGCTGATCACGCTGCTGAAGAACCACGACCGCGTGGCATCCGCCTCGCTCGCCCAGCTGGTCAACGTGATCGCGCCGATCATGACCGAACCGGGCGGCGACGCCTGGCGTCAGACCACGTTCTTCCCGTTCTCGGTGACCTCGCGCCTCGCGAAGGGCGAGATCGTGAAGCCGCGGATCGACGTCGGCACGTATGAGACGAAGGTGTACGGCGAGGCACCCCTGGTCGACTCGGTGGTCACCACCGACGGTCCGCAGTCGGCGGTCTTCCTGGTGAACCGCAGCCAGACCGAATCCATCGAGGTGCAGATCGCCGTCACCGAGCTCGGCGCGACGTCGATCGACGAAGCCGTGACGGTCTGGGACGACGACGTGTACGCCAAGAACACGCTCGAGAACCAGACCCGCGTCGGACTGAAGACGCTCGAGGGCGCCGCGCTCGCCGACGGCGTGCTCACCGTCATGCTGCCGCCGGTGTCATGGTCGGCCATCGCGCTGAGCTGA
- a CDS encoding sugar ABC transporter permease, whose protein sequence is MTNTATSTRAIVTGGASDLRPRRAGTGRREQLVSWAFLAPFVVAFVLFLIWPIVHGIYLSFTDQSLTGAGGSLVGFANYAEALTDPVMWRSMGNTVWFTLLSTVPLVAIALLMAALVDRGLPGQWLWRLSFFMPYLLASTVISQIWVWIFNPQIGAANNVLEAFGLEPLAWLQNPETNMMSIVIATVWWTVGFNFLLYLAAMQNIPPQQYEAASLDGASTWRQFWSITLPQLGPATVLILLLQILASLKLFDQAYQMLGGVASDTTRSIVQYIYEAGFTSYRFGYSAAISYVFFALIVIVGVAQAVVSRRRKEQL, encoded by the coding sequence CCGTCCGCGTCGCGCGGGCACCGGGCGCCGCGAGCAGCTGGTCAGCTGGGCGTTCCTCGCGCCGTTCGTCGTCGCGTTCGTCCTGTTCCTCATCTGGCCGATCGTGCACGGGATCTACCTCAGCTTCACCGACCAGTCCCTCACCGGTGCCGGCGGATCGCTCGTGGGCTTCGCGAACTATGCCGAGGCGCTGACGGACCCCGTGATGTGGCGGTCGATGGGGAACACGGTGTGGTTCACCCTGCTCTCCACGGTCCCGCTGGTGGCGATCGCCCTGCTGATGGCCGCGCTCGTCGACCGGGGGCTTCCCGGGCAGTGGCTGTGGCGACTGTCGTTCTTCATGCCGTATCTGCTCGCCTCCACCGTCATCTCGCAGATCTGGGTGTGGATCTTCAACCCTCAGATCGGCGCGGCGAACAACGTCCTCGAGGCCTTCGGACTCGAGCCGCTCGCATGGCTGCAGAACCCCGAGACCAACATGATGTCGATCGTGATCGCCACGGTCTGGTGGACGGTCGGATTCAACTTCCTGCTCTATCTCGCCGCGATGCAGAACATCCCGCCGCAGCAGTACGAGGCGGCGTCGCTGGACGGCGCGAGCACCTGGCGTCAGTTCTGGTCGATCACGCTGCCGCAGCTCGGTCCGGCCACCGTACTCATCCTGCTCCTGCAGATCCTCGCCTCGCTGAAGCTGTTCGACCAGGCGTACCAGATGCTCGGCGGCGTCGCGAGCGACACCACCCGTTCGATCGTCCAGTACATCTACGAAGCCGGTTTCACCAGCTACCGATTCGGCTACTCGGCCGCGATCTCGTACGTCTTCTTCGCCCTCATCGTCATCGTCGGCGTCGCGCAGGCCGTGGTCTCGCGCCGCCGGAAGGAGCAGCTGTGA
- a CDS encoding carbohydrate ABC transporter permease: MSATTLAPTTETIVAPQARARRRPHVPGQKPFGPLRIVAFAVLALLAIGWLLPFLWAVATAFKTETDAASGDPGWIGASGPTIEAFTAILSQGNVYTWAFNSLWTSAAVTLITLAISALAAYAFSRLDFTGRKWLFAVIIASIVVPPQVLIIPLFYQMLTFNMIDTYWGLILPQVVAPAMVFILKRFFDAVPIELEEAARVDGASRFRIFWSIVLPLSRPILASVAIFVFIGAWNNFLWPFLVINDTTLMTLPVGLQTVISAYGVQYAQVMAQAVLAALPLIIVFIIFQKQIVKGVATSGFGGQ, translated from the coding sequence ATGTCTGCCACCACTCTCGCACCCACGACCGAGACGATCGTCGCTCCGCAGGCGCGCGCGAGGCGTCGCCCGCACGTCCCCGGCCAGAAGCCGTTCGGCCCGCTGCGCATCGTCGCGTTCGCCGTGCTCGCGCTGCTCGCGATCGGCTGGCTGCTGCCCTTCCTCTGGGCGGTCGCCACCGCGTTCAAGACGGAGACGGATGCCGCATCCGGCGACCCCGGATGGATCGGCGCCTCCGGTCCGACGATCGAGGCGTTCACGGCGATCCTCTCGCAGGGGAACGTCTACACCTGGGCGTTCAACAGCCTGTGGACGTCGGCGGCGGTGACCTTGATCACCCTGGCGATCTCGGCCCTGGCGGCCTACGCGTTCTCGCGGCTCGACTTCACCGGCCGCAAGTGGCTGTTCGCCGTCATCATCGCGTCGATCGTGGTGCCGCCGCAGGTGCTGATCATCCCGCTGTTCTACCAGATGCTCACCTTCAACATGATCGACACCTACTGGGGCCTGATCCTGCCGCAGGTGGTGGCGCCGGCGATGGTGTTCATCCTCAAGCGGTTCTTCGACGCGGTCCCGATCGAGCTCGAAGAGGCGGCACGCGTGGACGGCGCCAGCCGGTTCCGGATCTTCTGGTCGATCGTGCTGCCGCTGTCACGGCCGATCCTGGCATCGGTGGCGATCTTCGTGTTCATCGGCGCGTGGAACAACTTCCTCTGGCCGTTCCTGGTCATCAACGACACCACGCTGATGACTCTTCCGGTGGGACTGCAGACCGTCATCAGCGCCTACGGCGTCCAGTACGCACAGGTCATGGCGCAGGCGGTCCTCGCCGCACTCCCCCTCATCATCGTGTTCATCATCTTCCAGAAGCAGATCGTCAAAGGCGTCGCGACCAGCGGCTTCGGCGGTCAGTGA
- a CDS encoding arabinan endo-1,5-alpha-L-arabinosidase — protein sequence MNPLLRLAGAVAVVAVTAALAGCGTAAAAAPQLSGDIFVHDPAYVQTADGEYVYSTGNGQIGDGNIQIRRSDDGASWEYVGEVWASKPDWLSDAVPGVDNLWAPELYEHDGVWYLYYSASTFGSSDSVIALATNTTLDPEDPSYEWVDRGEVISSAGADFNAIDPGIVEDADGVPWMAFGSFFSGIHMVQLEWPSGLRASDADEPIRIADRGLVENAIEAPYIVPHDGWYYLFLSRNFCCKGVDSTYEIIVGRSKSVTGPYLDADGGELLDDGGTVVLTTDGSRVGPGGQSVFEDMLAFHFYDGAADGIPTLGLRPLTWRDGWPEVAD from the coding sequence ATGAATCCTCTCTTGCGTCTGGCCGGCGCCGTCGCAGTCGTCGCGGTGACGGCGGCGCTGGCCGGATGCGGAACCGCGGCCGCGGCCGCGCCCCAACTGTCCGGCGACATCTTCGTGCACGACCCGGCCTACGTGCAGACGGCCGATGGCGAGTACGTGTACTCGACGGGGAACGGGCAGATCGGTGACGGCAACATCCAGATCCGCCGATCCGATGACGGGGCGAGCTGGGAGTACGTCGGCGAGGTCTGGGCGTCCAAGCCCGATTGGTTGTCGGATGCCGTGCCCGGCGTCGACAACCTCTGGGCTCCTGAGCTCTACGAACACGACGGCGTCTGGTACCTCTACTACTCGGCGTCGACCTTCGGCAGCAGTGATTCGGTGATCGCACTCGCTACCAACACGACTCTCGACCCGGAGGATCCGTCGTATGAGTGGGTCGATCGAGGCGAGGTGATCTCCTCTGCCGGCGCCGACTTCAACGCGATCGATCCGGGCATCGTCGAGGATGCGGACGGCGTGCCGTGGATGGCATTCGGCTCATTCTTCTCCGGCATCCATATGGTGCAGCTGGAGTGGCCGAGCGGATTGCGTGCATCCGACGCAGACGAGCCGATCCGCATCGCGGATCGCGGACTCGTCGAGAACGCGATCGAGGCGCCGTACATCGTGCCGCACGACGGCTGGTACTACCTGTTCCTGTCGCGCAACTTCTGCTGCAAGGGCGTCGACAGCACGTACGAGATCATCGTCGGGCGATCGAAGTCGGTAACGGGGCCGTATCTGGATGCGGACGGCGGCGAGCTCCTCGACGACGGCGGCACCGTGGTGCTGACGACCGATGGCTCCCGCGTCGGGCCGGGTGGGCAGTCCGTGTTCGAGGACATGCTCGCCTTCCACTTCTACGACGGTGCCGCCGATGGCATCCCGACTCTGGGCCTTCGACCGCTCACCTGGCGCGACGGCTGGCCTGAGGTCGCTGACTGA
- a CDS encoding alpha-N-arabinofuranosidase → MSSARITIDRDFTIADVPRRLFGSFVEHMGRCVYTGIYEPGHPQADERGFRTDVLALVREMGPTVVRYPGGNFVSGYRWEDGVGPVEGRPVRIDGAWHTIETNAFGLHEFMDWAKEADVEVMEAINLGTRGVEEARSLVEYANHPGGTYWSDLRRKNGAEQPFDIKLWCLGNELDGPWQIGGKTAGEYGRLAQESAKAMKLVDPSIELVAVGSSSRSMPTFGTWEHTVLTHAYDEVDYVSMHAYYQEHDGDAESFLAESVDMDAFIEGVIATVDAVKAAGKHTKQVDISFDEWNVWDQVKYNDVEAGEIAKAGWREHPRLIEDTYDVTDAVVVGTLLNSLLRHGDRVKIANQAQLVNVIAPIRSEENGPAWRQTSFWPFERMARLAQGRILRLAVSAPQIETKRYGGVDAVDAAATWDEETGRVVVFVANRSLSEESDLTIDLRGMGGLRVVGAETLTIPEGGDRLTTNLETTPDAVHMVPLAAAEIVDGAVRATLPALSWSVIELEATRA, encoded by the coding sequence ATGAGTAGCGCCCGCATCACCATCGACCGCGACTTCACGATCGCCGACGTCCCCCGGAGACTCTTCGGATCGTTCGTCGAGCACATGGGGCGCTGCGTGTACACCGGCATCTACGAGCCGGGGCACCCGCAGGCCGATGAACGCGGCTTCCGCACGGACGTGCTCGCGCTGGTGCGGGAGATGGGCCCGACGGTCGTCCGCTACCCGGGCGGCAACTTCGTCTCGGGCTACCGGTGGGAGGACGGCGTGGGTCCCGTGGAGGGTCGTCCCGTGCGCATCGACGGCGCCTGGCACACGATCGAGACCAACGCCTTCGGCCTGCACGAGTTCATGGACTGGGCGAAGGAGGCCGACGTCGAGGTCATGGAGGCGATCAACCTCGGCACTCGTGGCGTCGAGGAGGCCCGGTCGCTCGTCGAATACGCCAACCACCCCGGCGGAACGTACTGGTCGGACCTGCGTCGCAAGAACGGCGCCGAGCAGCCGTTCGACATCAAGCTGTGGTGCCTGGGCAACGAGCTCGACGGCCCGTGGCAGATCGGCGGCAAGACAGCCGGCGAGTACGGGCGACTGGCGCAGGAGTCGGCCAAGGCGATGAAACTCGTCGACCCGTCGATCGAGCTGGTGGCCGTGGGCTCGTCCTCCCGTTCGATGCCGACCTTCGGGACATGGGAGCACACGGTGCTCACCCACGCGTACGACGAGGTCGACTACGTCTCGATGCACGCCTACTACCAGGAGCACGACGGCGACGCCGAGTCGTTCCTCGCCGAGTCGGTCGACATGGATGCCTTCATCGAGGGTGTCATCGCGACGGTCGATGCGGTCAAGGCCGCGGGCAAGCACACCAAGCAGGTCGACATCTCGTTCGACGAATGGAACGTCTGGGACCAGGTGAAGTACAACGACGTCGAGGCAGGCGAGATCGCGAAGGCGGGGTGGCGAGAGCATCCGCGTCTGATCGAGGACACCTACGACGTGACCGATGCCGTCGTCGTCGGCACCCTGCTCAACAGCCTCCTGCGCCACGGCGACCGCGTGAAGATCGCGAACCAGGCGCAGCTGGTGAACGTGATCGCGCCCATCCGCTCGGAGGAGAACGGACCGGCCTGGCGACAGACGAGCTTCTGGCCGTTCGAGCGGATGGCGCGTCTCGCACAGGGGCGCATCCTGCGGCTCGCGGTGTCGGCGCCGCAGATCGAGACGAAGCGCTACGGCGGCGTCGATGCGGTCGACGCCGCCGCGACCTGGGATGAGGAGACCGGACGCGTCGTGGTGTTCGTCGCGAACCGCTCGCTGAGCGAGGAGAGCGACCTGACGATCGACCTGCGCGGGATGGGCGGGCTTCGGGTCGTCGGGGCCGAGACGCTCACGATCCCGGAGGGCGGCGACCGCCTGACCACCAACCTCGAGACCACTCCGGATGCCGTGCACATGGTCCCGCTCGCCGCGGCCGAGATCGTCGACGGTGCCGTCCGCGCAACTCTCCCGGCGCTCTCCTGGTCGGTGATCGAGCTGGAGGCGACTCGCGCGTAG
- a CDS encoding DUF624 domain-containing protein produces the protein MTAPALGGLGWTGRVMQVLQVVTSLIAVNVMFLLGTLLGLGILGLMPAAVAASAVLRQGDLLSGTAEGGVVRTFWIRYRAEFARANLAGIPFGIAGLLLAADAALLPTLQGPLSAALLMLTGVVVIGTATIAITAVVLLSRYDDRPVPVLRFALVLPLTSVPMSLGVLVVIAAWAAIVGAFPVLLPLLGVSIPMAIAVRLIDRRLDRIDHAG, from the coding sequence GTGACCGCCCCCGCGCTGGGCGGTCTCGGCTGGACCGGCCGCGTGATGCAGGTACTGCAGGTGGTGACCTCCCTGATCGCCGTGAACGTGATGTTCCTGCTCGGCACGCTGCTCGGGCTCGGCATCCTCGGGCTCATGCCGGCTGCGGTCGCGGCATCCGCAGTGCTCCGGCAGGGCGACCTGCTCTCCGGTACCGCGGAAGGCGGCGTGGTCCGCACCTTCTGGATTCGCTACCGGGCGGAGTTCGCCCGTGCCAACCTCGCCGGCATCCCGTTCGGGATCGCCGGCCTGCTGCTCGCTGCCGACGCCGCGCTCCTGCCAACGCTGCAGGGCCCGCTCTCCGCCGCATTGCTCATGCTCACCGGCGTCGTCGTGATCGGCACCGCGACCATCGCGATCACCGCGGTCGTGCTGCTCTCCCGCTATGACGACCGCCCGGTTCCGGTGCTGCGTTTCGCGCTGGTTCTGCCGCTCACGTCCGTTCCCATGTCGCTCGGTGTGCTCGTCGTCATCGCGGCGTGGGCGGCGATCGTCGGGGCCTTCCCAGTGCTCCTGCCGCTGCTCGGAGTCTCGATTCCGATGGCGATCGCGGTCCGGCTCATCGACCGCCGACTCGACCGCATCGACCACGCCGGCTGA
- a CDS encoding arabinan endo-1,5-alpha-L-arabinosidase → MTNDPSTWGARNAHDPTVVRGDDGLWYMFSTDAAAGVSDFPVGAHIRTSTDLVTWSFHGTALGEVPAAAKEWSGAEGLWAPEVVRWPTADGTSRWHMYYSASTFGSRTSAIGLATASSPAGPWADQGIVIATRHDRDAYNAIDAAIAFDRAGRPWMIYGSFFGGIHIVELSAETGTRLRDEPGALIARRPASVDGAIEGAYIQYRPEDDRFVLFVSYDSLVDTYSVRVGVADEITGPYRDAAGNDLTSPTDERAAATGTKVLGGHRFPGGTGFIAPGHNSIFTDGDATFMVHHVRLADAPTRHEAQIRRVHWTRSGWPVVSPHPFAGAGTERLTAPEQVAGEWDAVRFAPEVSALVEAQRVTLVSDAVSDGEPVAVTILVEGVSSRRFAPRSTTGVTHPVVERAERDETRDGVELDAVVFGAWDPVASRTVLAFSGIDPNGVVWSGSKAVTS, encoded by the coding sequence ATGACGAACGACCCGAGCACCTGGGGCGCGCGCAACGCGCATGACCCGACCGTGGTCCGCGGCGACGACGGGCTCTGGTACATGTTCTCGACGGATGCCGCCGCCGGCGTCTCGGACTTCCCGGTCGGTGCGCACATCCGCACCTCGACAGATCTCGTCACCTGGTCGTTCCACGGCACCGCGCTCGGCGAGGTGCCGGCCGCGGCGAAGGAATGGAGCGGTGCCGAAGGGCTGTGGGCTCCCGAGGTGGTGCGCTGGCCGACAGCGGACGGCACGTCGCGCTGGCACATGTACTACTCGGCCTCGACGTTCGGCTCACGCACCTCGGCGATCGGCCTGGCCACGGCGAGCAGCCCGGCCGGTCCCTGGGCCGATCAGGGCATCGTGATAGCGACGCGGCACGACCGCGACGCGTACAACGCGATCGACGCCGCCATCGCATTCGATCGCGCAGGACGTCCGTGGATGATCTACGGATCGTTCTTCGGAGGCATCCATATCGTCGAACTCTCGGCGGAGACGGGGACGCGGCTCCGCGACGAACCCGGTGCGCTCATCGCCCGGCGTCCGGCCAGCGTCGACGGGGCGATCGAAGGCGCGTACATCCAGTACCGCCCGGAGGACGATCGCTTCGTGCTGTTCGTCTCCTACGACTCGCTCGTCGACACCTACAGCGTGCGCGTCGGAGTCGCCGATGAGATCACCGGTCCGTATCGGGATGCGGCGGGGAACGATCTGACCTCGCCGACGGATGAGCGCGCTGCCGCGACCGGTACCAAGGTGCTCGGCGGCCACCGCTTCCCTGGTGGCACCGGGTTCATCGCGCCTGGGCACAACTCGATCTTCACCGACGGCGATGCGACGTTCATGGTGCATCACGTGCGGCTGGCCGATGCGCCCACGCGGCACGAGGCGCAGATCCGCCGCGTGCACTGGACCCGGAGCGGCTGGCCCGTGGTGTCGCCGCATCCTTTCGCCGGGGCCGGGACGGAGCGCCTGACCGCGCCCGAGCAGGTCGCAGGGGAGTGGGATGCCGTGCGCTTCGCGCCCGAGGTGTCCGCGCTCGTCGAAGCGCAGAGGGTGACTCTCGTATCGGATGCCGTGTCGGATGGCGAGCCTGTCGCGGTGACGATCCTCGTGGAGGGCGTTTCGTCTCGTCGCTTCGCTCCTCGCTCAACGACCGGGGTCACGCACCCGGTCGTTGAGCGCGCGGAGCGAGACGAAACGCGTGACGGAGTCGAGCTCGACGCGGTCGTGTTCGGCGCCTGGGATCCGGTCGCCTCGCGCACCGTCCTCGCCTTCAGCGGCATCGACCCGAACGGTGTCGTCTGGAGCGGCTCGAAGGCGGTGACGTCGTGA
- a CDS encoding carbohydrate ABC transporter permease, which produces MTTVLPVTARRRLPRRVSGGSDAPVGTRSRSYRAMNVIVTIILSIGGIVMIAPLLWTFSTSLKTKEAVFALPPQWIPDPVQWETYIRVWTAGPLASGIWNSIIVSVSVTVVGTVTSAVAAFAFAKMRLPFKNVVFLAMLSAIMIPFPTIMIPQFKMFADAGMVDTLWPLILPGLFGNIVMIFFLRQFLDSVPDSIIEAAKLDGAGYLRIFFTLIFPAIRPAIAAQFILWFMAMWNDYLAPIIYLNSPEKQTLQLVIASFNATYASQTDYPLIMAASFIALVPVLVVFVVFQRQIIESVALSGSKA; this is translated from the coding sequence ATGACCACCGTGTTACCGGTGACCGCCCGCCGCCGGCTCCCGCGCCGCGTCTCCGGCGGATCGGATGCCCCGGTCGGCACGCGCTCCCGCTCCTACCGTGCGATGAACGTCATCGTCACGATCATCCTGTCCATCGGCGGCATCGTGATGATCGCTCCGCTGCTGTGGACCTTCAGCACTTCGCTGAAGACCAAAGAGGCCGTGTTCGCCCTCCCGCCGCAGTGGATCCCCGATCCGGTGCAGTGGGAGACCTACATCCGCGTCTGGACCGCCGGCCCGCTCGCCAGTGGCATCTGGAACAGCATCATCGTCTCGGTGAGCGTCACCGTCGTCGGCACGGTGACCTCGGCGGTCGCGGCCTTCGCCTTCGCGAAGATGCGGCTCCCGTTCAAGAACGTCGTGTTCCTGGCGATGCTCTCGGCGATCATGATCCCGTTCCCGACGATCATGATCCCGCAGTTCAAGATGTTCGCGGATGCCGGAATGGTCGACACCCTGTGGCCGCTGATCCTGCCCGGCCTGTTCGGCAACATCGTGATGATCTTCTTCCTCCGGCAGTTCCTCGACTCGGTTCCCGACTCGATCATCGAGGCGGCGAAGCTCGACGGCGCCGGCTACCTGCGGATCTTCTTCACCTTGATCTTCCCGGCGATCCGTCCGGCGATCGCGGCGCAGTTCATCCTCTGGTTCATGGCGATGTGGAACGACTACCTCGCGCCGATCATCTACCTGAACTCGCCCGAGAAGCAGACCCTGCAGCTCGTGATCGCGAGCTTCAACGCCACCTATGCCAGCCAGACCGACTACCCGCTGATCATGGCGGCGTCCTTCATCGCGCTGGTGCCCGTGCTCGTCGTATTCGTCGTGTTCCAGCGGCAGATCATCGAATCGGTCGCTCTGAGCGGATCGAAGGCCTGA